One Setaria viridis chromosome 5, Setaria_viridis_v4.0, whole genome shotgun sequence genomic region harbors:
- the LOC117857538 gene encoding scarecrow-like protein 9, with protein MGVDILAPVLIQKPRLGLTCASRKTLVRVHHLLPCLSYHSLYPPLASRVSSSLAFPLVPRVPRVARGLAQVAGSLLCLCSVYALRWWWFGGAESISMVMDTGLHELCALLPGSKRDGHLPIYPQIAAAAANGFTAEDLESLLFLPHDGIAAAAGVGGGYLNVAPTTVVPPASTNRASPPRDAAAAPAPAAAGQPDDSEAFSDIVLGYINRMLMAEDIDDKFEHYPEHSALLAAEKPFLEILADQPTSSGGSAVESPDGSSVTNSCNSFGSCSCGAAASDGFGAVPTPALDFPSAAFLQPPQLYQDLSPESSVVDAGGPWPYDPTEFYQLQTNPVPEALLSQSPSFASSNGSGVALSDGFGSLLSSSGVMPDVGLTDFVVQSQQAMQFCRGLEEASRFLPDESKLVIDLEKPASVTGLVANVKEEKRFAEVKTEKADVEAAIHRGKKHFYGDDLDAEEGRCSKHSASAIDTDHLVREMMDKVLLCNGETCSKGVKELREALQHDVARHSHGGHGKGSGHGKGRGKKQPKKEIVDLETLLIHCAQSVATDDRRGATELLKQIRQHASPKGDGDQRLAYCFANGLEARLAGNGSQIYKSVIMTRFPCTDVLKAYQLYLAACPFKKISHFFANQTIMNAVEKAKKVHIVDYGIYYGFQWPCLIQRLSTRPGGPPRLRITGIDTPQPGFRPAERIEETGRYLKDYAQTFNVPFEFKAIASRFEAVQIEDLQIEKDELLIVNCMFKFKTLMDESVVAESPRNMVLNTIRKMNPHLFIHGIINGSYNAPFFVSRFREALFHYSAVFDMLETNIPRDNEQRLLIESALFGREAINVISCEGMERMERPETYKQWQVRNQRAGFKQLPMNQDIMKRAREKVRCYHKDFIIDEDNKWLLQGWKGRILMALSTWKPDHKSSH; from the exons ATGGGTGTCGACATTCTCGCACCCGTGCTGATACAAAAGCCCCGGCTCGGGCTAACCTGCGCCTCTCGAAAAACACTGGTCCgcgtccaccacctcctcccctgcctTTCTTATCATTCTCTCTACCCCCCGCTCGCGTCTCGGGTCTCTTCCTCGCTCGCCTTCCCTCTCGTCCCGCGCGTCCCCCGGGTCGCTCGCGGTCTCGCACAG GTCGCCGGCTCTCTGCTGTGTTTGTGTTCTGTATATGCtctgcggtggtggtggtttggGGGCGCAGAGTCCATATCGATGGTCATGGATACTGGCCTGCACGAGCTGTGCGCGCTGCTGCCGGGATCCAAGCGCGACGGCCACCTGCCAATCTACCCCCAaatcgccgcggccgccgccaatGGGTTCACGGCGGAGGACCTCGAGTCGCTGCTCTTCCTGCCGCACGACGGGATCGCTGCCGCtgcgggcgtcggcggcgggtaCCTGAATGTCGCGCCGACTACCGTGGTCCCGCCTGCGTCCACCAaccgcgcgtcgccgccgcgggatgccgcggccgcgcccgctccggcggcggccgggcagcCGGACGACTCGGAGGCATTCTCGGACATCGTGCTGGGGTACATCAACCGCATGCTCATGGCCGAAGACATCGACGACAAGTTCGAGCACTACCCGGAGCACtccgcgctgctcgccgccgagAAGCCGTTCCTCGAGATCCTCGCCGACCAGCCtacgagctccggcgggagcgCGGTCGAGAGCCCCGACGGTAGCAGCGTCACCAACTCCTGCAACAGCTTCGGCTCCTGCagctgcggcgcggcggcgtccgaTGGCTTCGGCGCGGTGCCGACGCCGGCGCTCGACTTCCCCTCGGCGGCGTTCCTGCAGCCGCCGCAGCTGTATCAGGATCTGAGCCCTGAGAGCAGCGTGGTGGATGCTGGCGGCCCGTGGCCGTACGACCCGACGGAATTCTATCAGCTGCAGACCAACCCGGTGCCGGAGGCCCTGCTTTCGCAGTCGCCGTCGTTCGCATCATCGAACGGCAGCGGTGTTGCACTATCTGACGGCTTCGGGTCGTTGTTAAGCTCGTCTGGTGTTATGCCGGATGTTGGCTTGACTGATTTTGTTGTGCAGAGCCAGCAGGCTATGCAGTTCTGCCGCGGATTGGAAGAGGCAAGCAGGTTTCTGCCTGACGAGAGTAAGCTTGTGATTGATCTTGAGAAGCCAGCATCTGTTACAGGCTTGGTGGCTAATGTCAAAGAGGAGAAGAGGTTTGCTGAGGTGAAGACAGAGAAGGCTGATGTTGAGGCAGCAATTCACCGGGGGAAGAAGCATTTCTACGGTGATGACTTGGATGCAGAGGAAGGGAGGTGCAGTAAACATTCAGCATCTGCTATCGACACTGATCACCTTGTGCGAGAGATGATGGACAAGGTCTTGCTGTGCAATGGAGAGACGTGCTCCAAAGGTGTCAAGGAGCTGCGTGAAGCCCTGCAGCATGACGTTGCGAGGCATTCGCACGGGGGTCATGGGAAAGGGTCCGGACATGGCAAGGGCCGTGGCAAGAAGCAGCCGAAGAAAGAGATTGTTGACTTGGAAACTCTCCTCATCCATTGTGCTCAGTCTGTGGCCACTGATGATCGGCGTGGCGCAACTGAGCTCCTGAAGCAGATCAGGCAGCATGCATCTCCCAAAGGTGATGGTGACCAGCGCTTGGCGTACTGCTTCGCCAATGGCCTTGAGGCGAGGCTTGCTGGTAATGGTAGTCAGATTTACAAGTCTGTTATAATGACGCGGTTTCCCTGCACTGATGTGCTGAAAGCCTACCAGCTTTATTTGGCAGCTTGCCCATTCAAGAAGATCTCTCATTTCTTTGCCAATCAGACAATCATGAATGCCGTGGAGAAGGCAAAGAAAGTTCACATTGTCGACTATGGCATATACTATGGATTTCAGTGGCCATGCCTCATTCAGCGGCTATCTACTAGGCCTGGTGGCCCTCCAAGACTCCGGATCACAGGAATTGACACACCTCAGCCTGGTTTTCGCCCAGCAGAGCGTATAGAGGAGACAGGAAGGTATCTAAAAGATTATGCTCAGACCTTCAATGTCCCTTTTGAGTTCAAAGCTATAGCATCTCGGTTTGAGGCCGTTCAGATAGAGGATCTCCAAATTGAGAAGGATGAGCTGCTGATTGTCAACTGCATGTTCAAATTCAAGACACTGATGGACGAGAGCGTGGTGGCTGAGAGCCCGAGGAACATGGTCTTGAACACTATCAGAAAGATGAACCCACATCTGTTCATCCACGGCATCATCAATGGTTCTTACAATGCTCCATTCTTCGTGTCACGTTTCCGGGAGGCCTTGTTCCACTACTCTGCTGTTTTTGACATGCTGGAGACAAACATTCCAAGGGACAACGAGCAGAGGCTGCTCATCGAGTCTGCCCTGTTCGGGCGGGAGGCAATCAACGTGATCTCCTGCGAGGGAATGGAGAGGATGGAGAGGCCGGAGACATACAAGCAATGGCAGGTCCGGAATCAGAGGGCCGGGTTCAAGCAGCTGCCAATGAACCAGGACATCATGAAGCGCGCACGGGAGAAGGTCAGGTGCTACCACAAGGACTTCATCATCGACGAGGACAACAAGTGGTTACTGCAAGGGTGGAAAGGGCGCATCCTGATGGCGCTCTCGACATGGAAGCCAGATCACAAATCAT
- the LOC117858622 gene encoding ribonuclease II, chloroplastic/mitochondrial translates to MPPHQHPPSLPVTHAASSSPSRLSTRGRGGSSSLIASQNPTPNCAPRELNLPAAAVRRGSMGPSPMAARAAGGCSSAALAFFGFRPLRRAVRPAAAFSWGQSSLYGGCRSRLVHSLVDSVLDELRSRRRVRVSAKIGLQGTKELSDNKIDKRALQKGLLLEFQKDSERSLLAVVERPDGKKNWIVTDQNGTLSSIKPQQITYVVPGVMNFDSSRIDEFLEKAEDLLDPTVLECAWMELSEKDKSITVEEFAEIVYGNKESLESYCAHFLLSRDIVYFVKVESRDYSMYQPRSPPQVEELIRRKLAKEEAEKELEEFVHLLKSAKALPMESKPPKSSWLVDEKVRQKIEALQAYAVDACDDEQRRLAGNILKAMGFTRTSSAALKLLINVGYFPVHVNLDLFKYDVRIRYTEEVLSAAEELLVDRPDSDMHIRKDLSTLKVYAIDVDEADELDDALSATRLPDGRIKVWIHVADPTCSIKPRSIIDREAMHRGTSIFLPTATFPMFPERLAMNAMSLQQGKQCKSVSVSVILHPDGSIAEYTLENSVIKPTYMLTYESATELLYMNLEEEEELRILQEAASIRAQWRRSQGSIDTAMIEPRIKVSNPDDPEPNINLYVEDQANPAMQLVSEMMILCGEAVAAFGADNNLPLPYRGHPQSNTAVSAFSHLPDGPARSFANISVLRAAEMDFQKPVPHGVLGIPGYVQFTSPIRRYVDLLAHYQVKAFLRGDSPPYSAGDLEGMTFIASMHVKVARRLHSNSLRYWLLEYLRRQPKGRQYKALILKFVKDRMAALLLVEVGMQVTTIVSRGKVGDEVSVAVETAHPRDDILSIREVIEDTDDTEE, encoded by the exons ATGCCCCCACACCAGCATCCTCCCTCGCTCCCGGTCACACACGCCGCTTCATCCTCGCCTAGTCGCCTTTCCACTCGCGGCCGCGGGGGCTCGTCGTCTCTTATCGCCAGCCAAAACCCCACCCCGAATTGCGCCCCCCGCGAACTAAACCTCCCCGCGGCGGCCGTTCGTCGCGGGTCGATGGGGCCGTCGCCcatggcggcgcgggcggcgggcggttgctcgtcggcggcgctcGCGTTCTTCGGCttccgccccctccgccgcgccgtccgcccGGCCGCAGCCTTCTCCTGGGGCCAGTCTTCCCTTTACGGAGGCTGCAGGAGCCGCCTGGTGCATAGCCTGGTGGATTCCGTCCTGGATGAGCTCCGCTCCCGGCGGCGCGTCCGGGTCTCGGCGAA GATAGGATTGCAGGGCACAAAAGAACTGTCTGACAATAAGATAGATAAGAGAGCACTACAGAAGGGATTGCTGCTTGAATTTCAGAAAGATTCAGAAAGATCTTTGCTTGCAGTTGTTGAAAGGCCTGATGGAAAGAAAAACTGGATTGTGACTGATCAG AACGGTACCTTGTCTTCGATAAAGCCCCAGCAGATTACATATGTTGTACCTGGTGTCATGAattttgactcttcaagaatTGATGAATTTCTTGAGAAAGCAGAAGATCTTTTG GACCCAACTGTTTTGGAGTGTGCTTGGATGGAGCTTTCTGAAAAGGATAAATCAATAACAGTTGAGGAGTTTGCTGAG ATAGTGTATGGTAACAAGGAGTCTTTGGAAAGCTACTGTGCACATTTCTTGTTATCAAGGGATATAGTGTATTTTGTCAAGGTAGAGAGCAGAGATTATTCCATGTACCAACCTCGCTCACCTCCTCAG GTAGAGGAACTTATACGACGGAAACTTGCTAAAGAGGAAGCCGAGAAGGAACTGGAAGAATTTGTCCACTTACTCAAATCTGCCAAAGCATTGCCTATGGAGTCTAAGCCTCCTAAAAGTTCATGGTTGGTGGATGAGAAAGTCAGGCAAAAAATCGAGGCTCTTCAAGCATACGCAGTTGATGCATGTGATGATGAACAAAGAAGACTAGCAGGAAAT ATTCTCAAAGCTATGGGGTTCACAAGGACGTCATCAGCTGCTCTAAAGCTCCTTATAAATGTTGGTTACTTCCCTGTGCATGTCAACCTTGATCTTTTTAAGTACGATGTTCGTATCAGGTACACTGAGGAAGTTTTGTCTGCTGCGGAGGAGCTTCTGGTGGACAGACCTGATTCAGACATG CATATCAGGAAGGATCTTTCAACTCTGAAAGTGTACGCCATTGATGTAGATGAGGCTGATGAA CTTGATGATGCGTTGAGCGCAACTAGGCTTCCTGATGGTAGGATAAAGGTCTGGATACATGTTGCTGACCCAACCTGCTCGATCAAACCTCGGAGCATCATCGATAG GGAGGCAATGCATAGAGGAACCTCAATCTTTCTACCAACTGCTACGTTTCCGATGTTCCCGGAGAGGCTTGCCATGAATGCTATGAGCTTGCAGCAGGGTAAACAATGCAAATCTGTAAGCGTATCTGTGATTTTGCACCCGGATGGGAG TATTGCAGAATATACTCTAGAGAATTCAGTCATCAAACCTACCTACATGTTGACATATGAGAGTGCAACTGAATTGCTTTACATGAAcctggaagaagaggaagaactAAGGATTCTTCAAGAAGCTGCTTCCATTCGTGCACAGTGGCGTCGTAGCCAG GGTTCAATAGACACTGCGATGATAGAGCCACGTATCAAGGTGTCAAATCCTGATGATCCTGAACCGAATATTAATTTATATGTTGAAGACCAAGCCAATCCGGCAATGCAGCTTGTATCTGAAATGATGATACTTTGTGGCGAGGCAGTGGCTGCTTTTGGTGCTGACAACAATCTCCCTTTGCCATACAGAGGTCACCCCCAGTCTAACACGGCAGTGTCAGCATTTTCTCATCTACCAGATGGGCCTGCAAGGAGCTTTGCCAATATCAGTGTGCTCCGTGCTGCAGAAATGGATTTTCAAAAACCTGTACCACATGGTGTACTTGGTATTCCTGGCTATGTGCAGTTCACCTCTCCTATTCGAAGATATGTTGATCTGCTAGCTCATTACCAG GTAAAAGCTTTTCTCAGAGGTGATTCTCCACCATATTCAGCTGGTGACCTAGAAGGAATGACATTTATTGCGAGCATGCATGTTAAAGTAGCTAGGAGGCTGCATAGCAACAGCTTACGGTACTGGTTGTTGGAATACTTGAGGAGACAGCCAAAGGGGAGGCAGTACAAAGCATTGATTCTTAAGTTTGTTAAGGATCGTATGGCAGCTCTGCTTTTGGTGGAG